Within Pseudomonas tructae, the genomic segment TGTCGACGATTCCCAATGTCTGCGAAGTGGTTCCGGCCACCATGACCTACGAAGACCATCAAGGTCAACGGCACACCATCGAGTACCGCGCCATGGGCGACGGCTGCAGCAACGGCTGAGACCGTTGGGCAGCTCTGGGTTGCGCACTGCAGGGCTTGAGCTAGGGTAAGAGGTGTTCAGAGTGGACAGCTTTTTCTATCTCACATGGAGTGAATGCAATGAACAGCCCGGAAAAAAACCTGCGTCACGGTCGTGTCATTTCACCGGCCAGCCGTGGCTCCAAGACTGTCGAACTGGGATTGCTCGGCAATTGGCAGGTCAATGAAATGGAAGGCGGCAAAAACTTCCCAAGCCTGGTGGCAGGCCCTGTGCCCACGCCGTTCCAGACGGACGTCGACAGTGTTGCCCCCCCCGCAGACGGATATATTCTAAGTGGTGGCAAACAGGACGCGCGTGACTGTGTCAACTTCACCAATGCGGAAATGTCCGCCAAACTTGGCTCACCCTTCAACTGGCCGTTGTTGAACGTCACACCCGGCCAGACGTTTCAGGTGAAGTGGGAGTATACGGCGGCGCACATCACCCGTGGTTACCGCTGGTTTATTACCAAAGATGGTTGGGATGCCAACAAGCGCATCAGCCGTGCCCAGCTCGAGACGGCGCCGTTCGCCGAAGACCTCTACCCCTACACGCCGTACTACAGCCACAAGGACAAGCTCAAGGCCAAGGTCGAGCACGAGGTCAAGCTGCCCGCCAACAAGCGCGGCCACCATGTGATCGTGCTGCTGTGGCTGGTCGCTGATACTGGCAACGCTTTCTACCAGGCCTTCGACGTCAACTTCCAGTAATTCGCCTCACTGGCTCTCGCGCGCCAGCAGCTCACGCTTGCGCTCCACGCCCCAACGGTAACCCGAGAGATTGCCGTCGCTGCGCACCACCCGATGACACGGGATGGCCACAGCCAGGGCGTTGGCAGCGCAGGCCTGGGCCACGGCACGCACCGCCCTGGGGGAGCCAATTTGCTGGGCGATCTCGGCATAGCTGGCAGTGCTGCCGGCCGGGATCGTCCGCAAGGCCTGCCAGACCCGCTCCTGGAAGGCGGTGCCGCGCAGGTCCAGTGGCAGGTCGAGGCCGATCCCCGGAGCCTCGATAAAGCCCACCACCCTGGCGACCAAAGTTTCGAAGCTGGCGTCGCCACCGATCAGGTTGGCCTTGGGGAATTTGTCCTGCAGGTCTTCCAGCAGCGTCTGCGGGTCGTCGCCCAGCAAGATCGCGCAAATCCCCCGAGCACTCTGCGCCACCAATATCGCCCCCAATGAACACTGGCCGAGGGCAAAGCGGATATCGGTATTGGCGCCGCCATCGCGATAGGCGCCCGGGGTCATGCCCAAGCGGGCGTTGCTTGATTCGTAGAAGCGGCTGTTGGAGTTGAATCCGGCCTCGTACAAGGCATGGGTGACACTGCTCGCATGCTGCAGCTGGGTACGCACTTTGCGCGCCCGGTGGGCCGTGGCATAGGCCTTGGGGGTGAGCCCGGTAACGGCCTTGAACACCCGATGAAAGTGGTACGGGCTCATCTGCAGCTGTTCGGCCAATTGGTTCAGGTTCGGCGCCGGCTCAGTGCTTTCAATCAAGGCGCAGGCGCGGGTGACCTGGGCCCGGTGCTGTTCGGCGACGTGGGTCTGGTCGGCACCACGGCGTTTGCTTGGCCGGTAGCCGGCGGCCTCGGCCTGCTCGGCAGTGTCGAAGAACTCGACGTTATCGATGAGCGGCAGGCGTGCGCTGCTGCTCGCGCGGCAGTACACGCCTGTGGTGCGCACGCCATAGACGAAGGCCTGGTCCGCAGCCGGGTCGCGGGCGAGGATGGCCTGCCAGCGTGGGTCGGACTCACTGATGCGGGGTTTGCCTGTTCTCATGACGAGGTGCTCCTGGCATTGATCGAGGGCTTCAGGCTACGGGGGCGGCCCAGCGAAAAAACTCCGAGTCTTGCGTTCAAACTCGTGTGGCCGGCACCCGCCACAGGTACCAGGCCGCCACGGTTCGGTAGGGGCTCCAGTGCTTGCCCAGCTCGATCATTTGCCGGCGTGTCGGTTGTCTTTCCAGGCCCTGCAGCCGGCGATAACCCTCGCGTACGCCAAAGTCGTCGGCCGGCAGGATATCCATGCGTTCCAGGGTATAGATCAGCAGCATCTCGACGGTCCAGCGGCCGACCCCGCGCAGGCTGACCAGGCGCTCGATCAGCGCTTCATCGTCCAGTGCCAGGGCGTCTTGATAGTCCGGTACCAACCCCTCGATCCGCGCCCGGGCGATGCCCTGGATGGTTGCCAGTTTGCTCGCCGAGAAGCCGCAAGCGCGCAACTGTTCCGGGGTGCTCGCCAGCACCTGCTCGGGGCTGGGAAACACGCTGCCTGGATAGAGCGCCAGTAAGCGTCCGAGGATGGCATCGCCAGCCTTGGCATGCAGTTGCTGGTAGGCGATGGCCCGTATCAAGGCTTGATAGGGGTCGCGGGTGGGTTTGGGTTGATGCAGGCAAGGGCCGACCGCCTCGATGTGCGCAGCCCAGTGTGGGTCCAGTGCGGCGAGGCAGGTTTGTGCCTGGGTATAGAACGCGTGCTTGCTCATCAGGCCTCCAGTGCCTTGCTCACTTGCTCCAGTGCCTGCTTGAGTTCGGCGCGGCTGGTAGCCGCCGACAGGCTGATGCGGATTGCCGCCAGATCCTGCTGTTTTACCGCGAACACCTCGCCTGGCACCACTGCTACGCCGTTGGCCCGGCAAGCCTGGGCCAGGCGTGCGGCGCTGAGCCCGGCCTTGACCCAGATGTGTGGCGAAGGCTGGCGGTGATTGATCAGGTGGTTGCCCAGAATTCTGCAGGCCAGGCGCCAGCGCTGGCGGACTTCTTCGCGTTGCCAGGCCAGGCGCCGCTGCGCGGTGCCGTCGGCGATCCAGCGACAGGCAATCTGCAGGTTCAGCGGCGACACTTGCCAGTGAGTGGCCTGGGCATGGGGGTCGATCTGTTCCAGCAAGGCCGGGTCGGCCACGATCCAGCCCAGGCGCAAGCCGGCGCCCACGGTTTTCGACAGGCTGCTGATCAATATGCCGCGCTGCCCGAGCAATGGCCACAGCGGCGGTTGGTCGCTCAGTGCGCCGTAGACATCGTCTTCGATTACCCGCAAGTCATGGCGTTCGACCACCTCGGCGATTGCCTGTTGGCGTGCGCGGCTCATGCACGCACCGGTAGGGTTGTGCAGGCTCGGGGTGAGCACCAGCACCCGGGCACCGGAGGCCCGGGCGACGCGATCGAGGTCATCCGGCGCTATGCCTTGCTCGTCCAAGGTGATGCCATGCAACGGCAGGCGCAGTTGCCGGCAGGCGGCCTTGATGCCGGGCGCGGTGAGGGCCTCGACCAGCACTGCTTCACCGGGCTGGCACAGCGACAGCAACACCGCGAACAAGCCCTGCTGGGCACCGCCGCAGAGCAGCAATTGCTGGTCGCTGAGCTGCAGGCCGCGGTTGCTCAGCCAGCAAGCGCCGTGCACACGACCGTGCAGCAAGGCTTCGGCACTCAGGTAGTGATCCAGGCACCCTGCCTGGCCGTCTTGGAGGAGGGCTTGCAGGGTGACTTCGCTGTCGCGGTTGGCCCGGTCGATCACCGGCACATTGGTCGACAGGTCGATCAGGCTTGATTGCACGTCGCGCTGTTTGAGACGAAACAGCGTGGCCTCCTTGCTGCCGGCCAGCACATAGGTGCCACGCCCGACTTCGCCCGAGACCAGGTGTCGCGCTGCCGCCTCGCGGTAGGCTTGCTGAGTGGTGCTGGGGTTGAGCCCCAGGTTCCAGGCCAGGCGGCGTTGTGGCGGCAAGCGTTCGCCGACTTTCAGCTCGCCACGCTCGATGGCAGCGGCAATGGCGTCGACCAGGGCCAGGTAGCGTGGCTGGGCATCGTCGGCGAGGGCAGGGGTCCACATTTATTGTTGGCCATGCAATATAAGAATGTACCCATACAATGCGCGGCGACTAGGATCGGGTCAAATCCACTCTTGCCGAGGTGCTCCATGTTCGATCTGCCTGCCCTGCGCGAAGCTGCCCGCCTGGTTCATGTCAGCGTACCCGCCACCCCACAGTATGCCTGGCCGCGCCTGGCCGAGCGGTTGGGCTGCGAGGTCTGGGTCAAGCATGAAAACCATGCCCCGACCGGCGCCTTCAAGGTGCGCGGCGGGTTGATGTATGTGCAGTGGCTGTTGGCGCAGAAACCGATGGCCCGTGGCCTGGTCACCGCGACCCGTGGCAACCATGGCCAGAGCATGGCCCTGGCAGCGCGCAATGCCGGACTGCCGATCATCATCGTGGTGCCTGAAGGCAACTCATTGGAGAAGAATGCGGCGATGCGCGCCCTGGGCGCCCAGTTGATCGAACACGGCGCCGATTTTGACCAGGCCCGCGAGGAGGCCGCACGCCTGGCCCGCTTGCACGATTACGAGAGCGTCCCGCCGTTTCACCCCGAGTTGATCCGCGGCGTTGCCACCTATGCCCTGGAACTGCTGGAGGCGGTGCACG encodes:
- a CDS encoding DNA-3-methyladenine glycosylase family protein; this encodes MSKHAFYTQAQTCLAALDPHWAAHIEAVGPCLHQPKPTRDPYQALIRAIAYQQLHAKAGDAILGRLLALYPGSVFPSPEQVLASTPEQLRACGFSASKLATIQGIARARIEGLVPDYQDALALDDEALIERLVSLRGVGRWTVEMLLIYTLERMDILPADDFGVREGYRRLQGLERQPTRRQMIELGKHWSPYRTVAAWYLWRVPATRV
- the ada gene encoding bifunctional DNA-binding transcriptional regulator/O6-methylguanine-DNA methyltransferase Ada, with the translated sequence MRTGKPRISESDPRWQAILARDPAADQAFVYGVRTTGVYCRASSSARLPLIDNVEFFDTAEQAEAAGYRPSKRRGADQTHVAEQHRAQVTRACALIESTEPAPNLNQLAEQLQMSPYHFHRVFKAVTGLTPKAYATAHRARKVRTQLQHASSVTHALYEAGFNSNSRFYESSNARLGMTPGAYRDGGANTDIRFALGQCSLGAILVAQSARGICAILLGDDPQTLLEDLQDKFPKANLIGGDASFETLVARVVGFIEAPGIGLDLPLDLRGTAFQERVWQALRTIPAGSTASYAEIAQQIGSPRAVRAVAQACAANALAVAIPCHRVVRSDGNLSGYRWGVERKRELLARESQ
- a CDS encoding aminotransferase-like domain-containing protein → MWTPALADDAQPRYLALVDAIAAAIERGELKVGERLPPQRRLAWNLGLNPSTTQQAYREAAARHLVSGEVGRGTYVLAGSKEATLFRLKQRDVQSSLIDLSTNVPVIDRANRDSEVTLQALLQDGQAGCLDHYLSAEALLHGRVHGACWLSNRGLQLSDQQLLLCGGAQQGLFAVLLSLCQPGEAVLVEALTAPGIKAACRQLRLPLHGITLDEQGIAPDDLDRVARASGARVLVLTPSLHNPTGACMSRARQQAIAEVVERHDLRVIEDDVYGALSDQPPLWPLLGQRGILISSLSKTVGAGLRLGWIVADPALLEQIDPHAQATHWQVSPLNLQIACRWIADGTAQRRLAWQREEVRQRWRLACRILGNHLINHRQPSPHIWVKAGLSAARLAQACRANGVAVVPGEVFAVKQQDLAAIRISLSAATSRAELKQALEQVSKALEA
- a CDS encoding lytic polysaccharide monooxygenase auxiliary activity family 9 protein; translated protein: MNSPEKNLRHGRVISPASRGSKTVELGLLGNWQVNEMEGGKNFPSLVAGPVPTPFQTDVDSVAPPADGYILSGGKQDARDCVNFTNAEMSAKLGSPFNWPLLNVTPGQTFQVKWEYTAAHITRGYRWFITKDGWDANKRISRAQLETAPFAEDLYPYTPYYSHKDKLKAKVEHEVKLPANKRGHHVIVLLWLVADTGNAFYQAFDVNFQ
- a CDS encoding threonine dehydratase; this translates as MFDLPALREAARLVHVSVPATPQYAWPRLAERLGCEVWVKHENHAPTGAFKVRGGLMYVQWLLAQKPMARGLVTATRGNHGQSMALAARNAGLPIIIVVPEGNSLEKNAAMRALGAQLIEHGADFDQAREEAARLARLHDYESVPPFHPELIRGVATYALELLEAVHALDCVYVPIGMGSGICGLIQARNLLGLNTEIVGVVSSAADAFAQSLEQDRIVTTATANTFADGMACRMPLPEAFEIIRQHAARIVRVSDEEVAQAMRIYHEDTHNTAEGAGAAGLAALIQERERQQGRKVAVILSGANIDRQRYAQVLAGD